Proteins from a genomic interval of Rosa chinensis cultivar Old Blush chromosome 2, RchiOBHm-V2, whole genome shotgun sequence:
- the LOC112184265 gene encoding UPF0481 protein At3g47200-like isoform X2 translates to MARNEDMASMNEAPSRSITSLEQSSKEKLFKNIEEAEARLCQFQSSKPKIQRVPDMLRDHPNLEKYYEPRAVALGPFHHDKARCQLAEKFKLALAAKFIQDSGRPAKDLHKIVEDNIKTLKDCYDEEATMSYTNEALTHLLFLDGCSTLQFIYSFMNNELANFKIKRDQVAFAEQDLFLLENQLPYQVLKLLMSLSDKEMELKTAIDGFVGRNIMAAGKKWKWHKHKKTSQPADIVVNMEEPTHLLELLRTKMLGPKESIDPKKKKPKDRRQSFRNIQELKATGIHLKPNDVKQLRSARVLHNLLGSDEEVAQLFNEIGTDLVPNSETYRSVKSKLEKHYKTKWKNWMAQFCHDHFSSPWTILAFLGVLAALGLSSIQTWYTINSPPSACDAVCEYLKKRLKIE, encoded by the exons ATGGCACGAAACGAAGACATGGCTTCCATGAATGAAGCTCCAAGTCGGAGCATCACAAGTCTTGAACAGTCATCTAAGGAGAAGTTGTTCAAAAACATAGAGGAAGCAGAAGCGAGGCTATGTCAGTTTCAAAGCTCGAAACCAAAGATTCAAAGGGTTCCCGACATGCTTCGAGATCACCCTAATCTCGAGAAATACTATGAGCCAAGGGCAGTGGCACTTGGTCCCTTCCATCATGATAAAGCAAGATGTCAGCTGGCAGAGAAGTTCAAGCTTGCACTGGCAGCAAAGTTTATCCAAGACAGTGGCCGTCCAGCTAAAGATTTGCACAAGATCGTTGAGGACAATATCAAGACACTAAAGGACTGCTATGATGAGGAAGCAACAATGTCCTACACCAACGAGGCCCTCACACACTTGTTATTCTTAGATGGGTGTTCAACCTTACAGTTCATATACTCATTTATGAATAACGAGTTGGCaaatttcaagatcaagagggaTCAGGTGGCTTTTGCAGAACAGGACTTGTTCCTGCTAGAAAACCAACTCCCTTACCAAGTCCTCAAGCTGTTGATGAGCTTAAGTGACAAAGAGATGGAATTGAAGACCGCAATCGATGGATTTGTTGGAAGGAACATCATGGCAGCAGGAAAAAAATGGAAATGGCACAAACACAAGAAAACGAGTCAACCAGCAGATATTGTCGTAAACATGGAAGAGCCCACTCATCTTCTCGAGCTTCTCAGGACAAAAATGCTAGGTCCCAAAGAATCTATCGACCCCAAGAAGAAAAAACCTAAAGATCGCCGACAATCATTCCGCAACATACAGGAGCTTAAAGCAACAGGGATCCATTTAAAGCCTA ATGATGTTAAACAGCTAAGGTCGGCACGCGTACTACACAACTTACTTGGGAGTGATGAAGAGGTGGCTCAACTTTTCAATGAGATAGGCACTGACTTGGTGCCTAACAGTGAAACATACCGCAGTGTCAAATCCAAATTAGAAAAGCACTACAAAACTAAGTGGAAAAACTGGATGGCTCAATTCTGTCATGATCATTTCAGTAGCCCCTGGACTATCCTGGCTTTCCTTGGTGTTTTAGCAGCTCTGGGGTTAAGCAGCATCCAGACTTGGTACACAATCAATTCTCCCCCCTCTGCCTGCGATGCTGTATGCGAGTACTTGAAGAAACGGCTAAAAATAGAGTGA
- the LOC112184265 gene encoding UPF0481 protein At3g47200-like isoform X1 encodes MARNEDMASMNEAPSRSITSLEQSSKEKLFKNIEEAEARLCQFQSSKPKIQRVPDMLRDHPNLEKYYEPRAVALGPFHHDKARCQLAEKFKLALAAKFIQDSGRPAKDLHKIVEDNIKTLKDCYDEEATMSYTNEALTHLLFLDGCSTLQFIYSFMNNELANFKIKRDQVAFAEQDLFLLENQLPYQVLKLLMSLSDKEMELKTAIDGFVGRNIMAAGKKWKWHKHKKTSQPADIVVNMEEPTHLLELLRTKMLGPKESIDPKKKKPKDRRQSFRNIQELKATGIHLKPSKTSTLRDISFTHLLGFAGFLYLSPISVDDSTRPKFLNLIAYEMCPDFQNDFGVTSYICFLDSLIDHADDVKQLRSARVLHNLLGSDEEVAQLFNEIGTDLVPNSETYRSVKSKLEKHYKTKWKNWMAQFCHDHFSSPWTILAFLGVLAALGLSSIQTWYTINSPPSACDAVCEYLKKRLKIE; translated from the coding sequence ATGGCACGAAACGAAGACATGGCTTCCATGAATGAAGCTCCAAGTCGGAGCATCACAAGTCTTGAACAGTCATCTAAGGAGAAGTTGTTCAAAAACATAGAGGAAGCAGAAGCGAGGCTATGTCAGTTTCAAAGCTCGAAACCAAAGATTCAAAGGGTTCCCGACATGCTTCGAGATCACCCTAATCTCGAGAAATACTATGAGCCAAGGGCAGTGGCACTTGGTCCCTTCCATCATGATAAAGCAAGATGTCAGCTGGCAGAGAAGTTCAAGCTTGCACTGGCAGCAAAGTTTATCCAAGACAGTGGCCGTCCAGCTAAAGATTTGCACAAGATCGTTGAGGACAATATCAAGACACTAAAGGACTGCTATGATGAGGAAGCAACAATGTCCTACACCAACGAGGCCCTCACACACTTGTTATTCTTAGATGGGTGTTCAACCTTACAGTTCATATACTCATTTATGAATAACGAGTTGGCaaatttcaagatcaagagggaTCAGGTGGCTTTTGCAGAACAGGACTTGTTCCTGCTAGAAAACCAACTCCCTTACCAAGTCCTCAAGCTGTTGATGAGCTTAAGTGACAAAGAGATGGAATTGAAGACCGCAATCGATGGATTTGTTGGAAGGAACATCATGGCAGCAGGAAAAAAATGGAAATGGCACAAACACAAGAAAACGAGTCAACCAGCAGATATTGTCGTAAACATGGAAGAGCCCACTCATCTTCTCGAGCTTCTCAGGACAAAAATGCTAGGTCCCAAAGAATCTATCGACCCCAAGAAGAAAAAACCTAAAGATCGCCGACAATCATTCCGCAACATACAGGAGCTTAAAGCAACAGGGATCCATTTAAAGCCTAGTAAGACAAGCACCTTGAGGGACATATCTTTTACTCATCTTCTAGGCTTTGCAGGATTCCTATATCTTTCACCAATATCAGTAGACGACTCCACGAGGCCTAAGTTCTTGAATTTGATAGCCTATGAAATGTGTCCTGATTTCCAAAATGACTTTGGGGTCACCTCTTACATATGCTTCTTGGATTCACTGATTGATCATGCAGATGATGTTAAACAGCTAAGGTCGGCACGCGTACTACACAACTTACTTGGGAGTGATGAAGAGGTGGCTCAACTTTTCAATGAGATAGGCACTGACTTGGTGCCTAACAGTGAAACATACCGCAGTGTCAAATCCAAATTAGAAAAGCACTACAAAACTAAGTGGAAAAACTGGATGGCTCAATTCTGTCATGATCATTTCAGTAGCCCCTGGACTATCCTGGCTTTCCTTGGTGTTTTAGCAGCTCTGGGGTTAAGCAGCATCCAGACTTGGTACACAATCAATTCTCCCCCCTCTGCCTGCGATGCTGTATGCGAGTACTTGAAGAAACGGCTAAAAATAGAGTGA